In one Alnus glutinosa chromosome 12, dhAlnGlut1.1, whole genome shotgun sequence genomic region, the following are encoded:
- the LOC133851927 gene encoding uncharacterized protein LOC133851927 gives MSANSDASSGPPLCHCGVPAVLRDSTNANFHGCVNQEKPSDSDFFDWAEPEMCPYGKRLVEGLKDKEEGMWAEIDRVEKLMEIELATYKANMEGQFAQFRARALELYQTREKLYKFREKMYKSREKMYQIALVIVILLMLFYVKK, from the exons ATGTCTGCAAATAGTGATGCATCTAGTGGACCTCCATTATGCCACTGTGGAGTTCCTGCTGTTTTAAGAGACTCGACAAATGCCAATTTTCATGGCTGTGTTAACCAGgag AAACCTAGTGATTCTGATTTTTTTGATTGGGCTGAGCCCGAAATGTGCCCTTATGGAAAAAGATTGGTGGAGGGGCTGAAGGACAAAGAAGAGGGAATGTGGGCTGAAATTGATAGAGTTGAAAAATTGATGGAAATAGAATTGGCAACATACAAGGCGAATATGGAGGGTCAATTTGCCCAATTCCGGGCTAGGGCGTTAGAGTTGTACCAAACTAGGGAGAAATTGTACAAATTTAGGGAGAAGATGTACAAATCTAGAGAGAAGATGTACCAGATTGCCTTAGTTATTGTTATTTTGcttatgttattttatgttaagaaatga